CCGCTACCGCGCAGGGCAAGCAACACACTCGCCGCCTGGTCCGACAGGGAACCGGCCTTGCGGGCCGCGGCCCCGACACCGGAGCTGTACTGGGCAAATTCGGCCAACGATTCGGCACTGCGGCCTTCCCTGACACCCCGGTCAAGCTCGGCCACTGCATCCTCGGCTGTGCTCCGGGCCTGGGCCGCCAGCTCGTAGGCCAGGGCGGCGTCCAACTGCGCCAGTACCACCGGGTCAAAGAACCGCGAACACGCCTCCACGAGCACACCCGCCGCCACTAGGACCGTGCCGCAACGAACATCGAGCCCCTGATCAGCGGTTCCCGGGGTCGGAGCGGCCTCGGCAGGACTGACGCCAACGGGTGCAGCACCGGCGGCCGCACGGGCACCCCATGGGGAGGACTCCAACCACTCCCGTACCACCATGCCCATCACCCGCCCGTTGAACCCGAACCACTGAATTAGACTATGCGTTTGAGTACCACTTTTTTCTTTGCTACTCATATTCTAAATTTGGGTACTGACATTCACCGCCCACAATGGGCCCTTTTCGAAAATCTGTGGACAACTATTTCCATCCCCGAAAGTTGTCCCCCCGCCACCGCCGTCGAACATGAAGCGGGCACACCTGCTAAAGCTGCAGCTTGAACCCTGCATGGGAAGGAGTAAAGCCCAAGCGTTCGTAGAAGCGGTGCGCCTCCACTCGGGACTTGTCGCTGGTCAGCTGCACCAGTGCGGCGCCGCGCTGGCGCCCCTCCCCAACAGCCCAGGAGATCATGGCAGAACCCAATCCGTTCCCGCGCAGTCCCTCATCGACCCGCACAGCCTCAATCTGCAGCCGCAGGGCACCCCCTCGGGCCAACCCGGGAATGAACGTCAACTGCATGGTCGCCACCATTGCCCCGTCGGCGGAGTCCACCACGCACAGCAGCTGGGCCGGGTCAGCATCGATGACATGAAACGCGGCAAGATAAGGTGCTCGGTGTTCGGGGGCACCCGATTCCACTGCGGCTCGCAGCTGGTCCCGGGCTATTAACTCCACAATGGGTCCGACGTCGGATCCAAGCGCCCGTCTGAGCGTGAAGTTCTGGTCGGCGAGCGCGAAGGTAGTCAGAGTCATAAGTTATATCTTCCCCGCACGGTGACGATGAAGTATCTTCAGCTATCCATGACAGAGTTTGCCCATGACCAAATTGATTGTCGTCCTTGCCGTGCTCGCGGCTCTGGCATGGGGAGTTACGGCTCTCGCGTCGTGGATCACCAAGAAGAAGGCACCGCTGGCCATCACTGCCGGGCCCGGACCGCGCCAGGTGAGCGCCGCTGAGCGGAAGAAGGCCATGGTGCGCGCTCAACTGCCCACAGCGGTTGCGATCATTTTTTCGATCATCATGTTTGTCGCATTGTTCCGGGTATCCATCGCTCTGGCCGGTCAGGTGGGCCAGGCTGGCATGGCTGTGGTGCTCACAGCAGTGTTGAGCACCAGTGGTGGGCTGCTGATGTTCTCGGCACTGCCGTCCCGTGAAAAATTGCCCGGGACACCTCAGCGCCTTGTTGCCGGGACCGCTTTCATTGTGCCCGTTGCGGCATTCCTGGCGTTCCTTGCCTGCCTGGTGGCCGCCGCATTAAGCACGCAGGTCAAGTTCGGCTGGGCCGAGAGCGTCCCACTGATCGTGGGCACCATAGTCTTGGCCGGCGCCGCATACCTGGCCTTGCGCCGTATTTCAACCACGGTGTCGTTGCCGGACCCCCGCATGGCGGCGCTGGATCGGCAATGGCGGGAAGTTTCAGCGTGCCTGCTGCTGCGCTTTACTGGCGGTGCGCTGCTGGCCTGTTTCGGCGCCACGGCCATCGTTGCCGGGCTGTCAATCATCATCACCGTTGCCGGGGCGGCACTGGCTTTAGCTGGCGCTGCGCAACTCTTTCTGGCGGCCCAAGGAGCTTTGAAAATCCGCACCACGGTCGGGGAAGGAACACCTAGCCCAATCACCGCATAAACTGGTTGGTACCATGACTTTCACTATCACCTACCCTCCCGCGCTGCCGGTCTCCGAGCGTCGCGAGGACATCATGGCCGCGATCGCCGCCAACCAGGTCACCATTATCGCCGGCGAGACCGGTTCGGGAAAGACCACCCAGATCCCCAAGATGTGCGTGGAGCTGGGCCTGGCCGAGAAGGGCCTGATCGGCCACACGCAGCCGCGCCGCCTGGCCGCCCGCACCGTCGCCGAGCGTATCGCCAGCGAGCTCGACGTCGAGATCGGCGAGGAGGTGGGCTTCCAGGTCCGCTTCACCGGCCAGGTGGGTCCGAAAACCAAGATCAAGCTCATGACCGACGGCATCCTGCTAGCGGAAATCCAGCGCGATAGGCTACTGCGCAAATACTCCGCCATCATCATCGACGAGGCCCACGAACGCTCCCTGAACATCGACTTCATCCTCGGCTACCTGCGCCAAATCCTGCCCCAGCGCCCGGATCTGAAGATCATCATCACCTCGGCCACGATCGACCCCGAACGCTTCGCCGCCCACTTCGCCTCCCCCGACGGCCCAGCCCCCATCATCGAAGTCTCCGGGCGCACCTTCCCCGTGGACATCCGCTACCGTCCCTTGAGCGGTCCTGCCACAGGGGAGGACGACGACGAACTGGGCTCGGGCGCGGACCGTCGCCAGTTCGTAGGAGACAGGGAAGACGGGGGTAACAGTGAGGAGGACCGGGACCCGTTGGATGCGGTGTGCGACGCCGTGGACGAACTCTCCAAGGAAGCCCCCGGGGACATCTTGATCTTCTTCTCCGGTGAACGTGAAATCCGGGATGCCGCAGATGCTCTGGCCGGCCGGGTGAAAACCAACCCGCGGCTGCGCGACGTCCAGATCCTGCCGCTATTCGCCCGTCTGTCGCTGGCCGAACAACACGCAGTGTTCACCACGGGCAGCCGCAAGCGAATCGTGCTGGCGACCAACGTGGCCGAAACCTCGCTGACGGTGCCGGGCATCAAGTACGTGATCGACACCGGCACCGCCCGCATCTCCCGCTACTCACACCGGACCAAGGTCCAGCGACTGCCCATCGAGCGGGTCTCCCAGGCATCGGCGAACCAGCGCTCGGGCCGTTGCGGGCGCGTCTCCGACGGTATTTGCATCCGGCTGTACTCCGAGGAGGACTACAACGCCCGCAGCGAGTTCACCGACCCGGAAATCCTGCGCACCAACCTGGCCGCCGTCATCCTCCAAATGACAGCCATGGGCGTTGCAAAGGGACCCAAGGACGTGGAAAAGTTCCCGTTCGTTCAGCCGCCGGACTCCCGCGCCATCACCGACGGCGTAACCTTGCTGCGCGAGCTGGGCGCCGTGACCGCCCAAGGCGGGATCACCGACGTCGGACGCCAGCTCTCCCAACTACCGGTGGACCCGCGACTGGGCCGGATGATCGTGGAAGCAGCCAAGCGCGGCGTGGCCGCCGAGGTTATGGTGCTCGCCGCCGCCCTCACGATTCAGGACCCGCGCGAAAGGCCCACGGACAAACAGCAGCTCGCCGCCGAAAAGCACAAACGCTTCCAGGACGAAAACTCCGACTTCACCGGGTTCCTGAATTTGTGGCGGTATATCAAGGACAAGCAGAG
This region of Arthrobacter alpinus genomic DNA includes:
- a CDS encoding GNAT family N-acetyltransferase, translating into MTLTTFALADQNFTLRRALGSDVGPIVELIARDQLRAAVESGAPEHRAPYLAAFHVIDADPAQLLCVVDSADGAMVATMQLTFIPGLARGGALRLQIEAVRVDEGLRGNGLGSAMISWAVGEGRQRGAALVQLTSDKSRVEAHRFYERLGFTPSHAGFKLQL